The Plasmodium knowlesi strain H genome assembly, chromosome: 5 genome has a window encoding:
- a CDS encoding chaperone protein ClpB1, putative, giving the protein MSRTGSRTTLFLLFFLINSLFFWKEQSGKRVSSFSGVSPLGGKRAFFIGGPLQREDRGWGGGGQRTRQTLDGAQKTHIQADQALSTKRSAANGRLFYSLGRHPVEQISENGGACERLSVRQSPGLSARWNHPLRMSDEEYTINSDDYTEKAWEAITTLNKIGEKYESAYVEAEMLLLALLNDGPEGLAQRILKESGIDTDLLIQEIDEYLKKQPKMPSGFGEQKILGRTLQSVLGTSKRLKKEFHDEYISIEHLLLGIVAEDSKFTRPWLLKYNVNYEKVKKATERVRGKKKVTSKTPELTYQALEKYSRDLTALARAGKLDPVIGRDTEIRRAIQILSRRTKNNPILLGDPGVGKTAIVEGLAIKIVQGDVPDSLKGRKLVSLDLSSLIAGAKYRGDFEERLKAILKEVQDAEGQVVMFIDEIHTVVGAGAVAEGALDAGNILKPMLARGELRCIGATTVSEYRQFIEKDKALERRFQQILVEQPSVDEAISILRGLKERYEVHHGVRILDSALIQAAVLSDRYISYRFLPDKAIDLIDEAASNLKIQLSSKPIQLDNIEKQLVQLEMEKISILGDSPPRGGGSFSTVSSSSKDDDSTQGGKDPPVDYSQSPNFLKKKINEKEINRLKMIDHIMSQLRKEQKSILESWSCEKTYVDNIRAIKERIDVVKIEIEKAERYFDLNRAAELRFETLPDLEKQLKKAEDNYLSDIPEKNRMLKDEVTSEDIMNIISLSTGIRLNKLQKSEKEKILNLENELHKQIIGQDDAVRIVSKAVQRSRVGMNDPKRPIASLMFLGPTGVGKTELSKVLADVLFDTPDAVIHFDMSEYMEKHSISKLIGAAPGYVGYEQGGLLTDAVRKKPYSIILFDEIEKAHPDVYNLLLRVIEEGKLTDTKGNLANFRNTIIIFTSNLGSQSILDLANDPNKKDKIKEQVMKSVRETFRPEFYNRIDDHVIFDSLSKKELKQIANIEIEKVANRLIDKNFKISIDDAVFSYIVDKAYDPAFGARPLKRVIQSEIETEIAVRILNETFVENDTIRVSLKDGGLHFSKG; this is encoded by the coding sequence atgtcccgAACGGGGAGTAGAACCACtttgttcctcctctttttcctgATTAACAGCCTTTTCTTTTGGAAGGAACAGAGTGGCAAGCGAGTGAGTTCATTTTCTGGTGTATCCCCCCTGGGGGGAAAGCGCGCCTTTTTCATCGGTGGGCCCCTGCAGAGGGAGGACCGGGGGTGGGGGGGTGGTGGCCAACGCACCAGACAAACCCTCGACGGGGCACAGAAAACGCATATCCAGGCGGACCAGGCGCTGAGTACCAAACGAAGCGCAGCGAATGGTAGGTTGTTCTACAGTTTGGGAAGGCACCCCGTGGAGCAGATTTCTGAAAATGGAGGAGCATGTGAACGATTGTCTGTTCGTCAATCGCCAGGATTATCTGCACGTTGGAATCATCCCCTGCGCATGAGCGATGAGGAGTACACGATAAATTCGGATGACTACACAGAAAAGGCATGGGAAGCAATAACTACGTTGAATAAAATAGGAGAGAAATATGAATCGGCGTATGTAGAGGCGGAGATGCTTCTCTTGGCCCTTCTGAATGACGGACCAGAAGGACTAGCGCAGAGGATTCTAAAGGAGAGTGGTATCGACACAGATCTACTCATCCAGGAAATAGATGAATACTTAAAGAAACAACCAAAAATGCCAAGTGGATTTGGAGAACAGAAAATATTAGGAAGGACACTACAATCCGTATTAGGTACAAGCAAAAGGTTGAAAAAGGAATTCCATGATGAATACATATCGATAGAGCATCTACTGCTGGGTATCGTTGCAGAGGATTCCAAGTTCACTCGTCCATGGTTATTGAAGTACAATGTGAATTATGAGAAGGTGAAGAAAGCAACGGAGAGAGTTcgtgggaagaagaaggttacTTCTAAAACACCAGAACTAACTTACCAAGCATTGGAAAAATACAGTCGTGATTTGACAGCTTTGGCTAGAGCAGGAAAATTGGATCCTGTTATCGGTAGAGACACAGAAATAAGGAGAGCGATACAAATTTTATCCAGAAGAACAAAGAACAACCCTATCCTTTTAGGTGATCCAGGGGTCGGTAAAACTGCTATCGTGGAAGGTCTAGCcataaaaattgttcaaGGAGATGTACCAGATTCTTTGAAAGGGCGAAAATTAGTATCCCTAGATTTGTCATCCTTAATTGCAGGAGCTAAGTACAGAGGAGATTTCGAGGAGAGGCTAAAAGCAATATTGAAAGAAGTCCAGGACGCCGAAGGACAGGTTGTTATGTTTATAGATGAAATTCACACTGTCGTTGGGGCTGGTGCAGTGGCTGAGGGAGCTCTGGATGCAGGAAATATACTGAAACCCATGCTCGCTAGAGGTGAGCTGAGATGTATTGGTGCAACGACGGTAAGTGAATATAGGCAGTTTATAGAAAAAGATAAGGCTTTGGAGAGAAGATTCCAGCAGATCTTGGTGGAACAACCAAGTGTTGATGAAGCCATAAGTATATTAAGAGGCCTAAAGGAAAGATATGAGGTTCACCATGGGGTACGTATATTAGACTCTGCACTCATACAAGCAGCTGTTCTCTCCGACCGATATATCAGTTATAGATTCCTTCCAGATAAAGCCATCGATCTGATCGACGAAGCTGCGTCCAATTTAAAAATCCAACTGTCGAGCAAACCAATTCAGTTGGATAACATTGAGAAACAGCTCGTACAACtggaaatggagaaaatttctATCCTGGGAGATAGCCCTCCCCGTGGAGGCGGATCGTTTAGCACCGTATCTAGCAGTAGTAAAGATGATGATTCCACCCAGGGGGGAAAGGACCCTCCCGTTGACTACTCACAGAGCCCgaattttctgaaaaaaaaaattaacgagAAGGAGATCAACCGACTGAAGATGATCGATCACATAATGAGTCAACTgaggaaggaacagaaaagtATTCTAGAATCGTGGTCTTGTGAAAAAACATATGTGGATAATATCAGAGCTATTAAGGAAAGAATAGATGttgtaaaaatagaaatagaaaaagcgGAGAGGTATTTCGACCTAAATAGAGCTGCTGAGTTGAGATTCGAAACTTTGCCAGATCTAGAGAAACAATTGAAGAAGGCGGAAGATAATTATCTCAGTGATAttccagaaaaaaatagaatgcTCAAAGATGAAGTGACAAGTGAAGATATTATGAACATTATCAGTCTATCCACAGGGATACGATTGAATAAACTCCAAAAatcagagaaggaaaaaatcctaaatttggaaaatgaaTTACATAAACAGATTATTGGACAAGATGATGCTGTACGTATTGTTTCGAAAGCAGTGCAACGGTCCAGGGTAGGGATGAACGATCCAAAGAGGCCCATTGCATCACTAATGTTTCTGGGACCTACTGGTGTTGGAAAAACAGAACTATCGAAAGTTTTAGCAGATGTATTGTTTGATACACCAGATGCAGTGATTCATTTCGATATGTCAGAATATATGGAGAAACACTCCATAAGTAAACTTATAGGAGCTGCGCCTGGATATGTTGGATACGAACAAGGGGGTCTGCTAACAGATGCAGTGAGGAAGAAACCATACTCCATTATCTTATTCgatgaaatagaaaaggcACACCCAGATGTATACAACTTGTTATTACGTGTGattgaggaaggaaaattaacAGATACTAAAGGGAATCTTGCAAATTTTAGAAAtaccattattatttttacatctAACCTTGGAAGTCAAAGCATCCTTGATCTAGCCAACGATCCAAACAAGAAAGATAAAATTAAGGAACAGGTAATGAAGTCTGTTAGAGAAACGTTTCGACCTGAATTCTACAACCGTATCGATGATCACGTTATCTTTGATAGCCTTTCTAAAAAAGAACTTAAACAAATTGCCAATatagaaattgaaaaagtcGCCAACAGGCTTATTGATAAAAACTTCAAGATATCTATTGACGATGCCGTTTTCTCCTACATCGTTGATAAAGCTTATGATCCTGCCTTTGGTGCCAGACCTCTTAAGAGGGTGATACAGTCGGAGATTGAGACAGAGATTGCCGTGCGCATTTTGAACGAAACCTTCGTGGAGAACGACACCATTCGTGTGTCCCTCAAGGATGGCGGGCTGCACTTTTCGAAGGGGTAA
- a CDS encoding small heat shock protein HSP20, putative, protein MNCLCAGCSDKGEVKLVPDHRMDIKEKPSIPKKKNTLVSPNTILEIEPDKNLKKQITFRPKVDIMYDSEKCQGILVLDIPGFKIEDIEVEIGEGMLTVSGPRSQTELFETYGDNLILHAKEREVGYFKRIFKLPHNILDDTAQAVYKNGILEIKMECKQFSYMHKVEIHEG, encoded by the exons ATGAATTGCTTATGTGCCGGCTGTTCTGACAAGGGAGAAGTGAAGTTGGTCCCAGACCACAGAATGGATATA AAGGAGAAGCCCTCGATCcccaagaagaagaacacgCTAGTCAGTCCGAATACCATCCTCGAAATAGAGCCAGacaaaaacttaaaaaagcAGATAACCTTCAGACCAAAGGTGGATATCATGTACGATTCTGAGAAGTGCCAAGGAATCTTGGTGTTGGACATTCCGGGGTTTAAGATTGAAGACATTGAGGTCGAAATTGGGGAGGGCATGCTCACAGTATCTGGACCCAGATCACAGACAGAGTTATTCGAAACATACGGAGATAACTTAATCCTTCATGCAAAGGAGAGGGAGGTGGGTTACTTCAAAAGGATTTTCAAGCTCCCACACAATATCCTCGACGACACAGCGCAAGCAGTATATAAGAATG GAATtctggaaataaaaatggagtgcAAGCAGTTCTCCTACATGCACAAGGTGGAAATACATGAAGGTTAG